A portion of the Drosophila sechellia strain sech25 chromosome 2R, ASM438219v1, whole genome shotgun sequence genome contains these proteins:
- the LOC116800296 gene encoding uncharacterized protein LOC116800296 isoform X2: MSTHQCTKYSSDDDAERLEDAMEELQNKLDKILENQNEILARLCQVASIRPTGDLCKAELDYFPVSDPDELSNLDANLSKPDNKYAHIIHRILRPEGRIEPLKNNFSKMFNYDILMAYNYDGGS; this comes from the exons ATGAGCACACACCAATGCACCAAGTATTCGAGTGACGACGACGCCGAGAGATTGGAAGATGCAATGGAGGAGCTGCAAAATAAGCTTGATAAGATCCTAGAAAACCAAAATGAGATTCTCGCGCGCCTTTGTCAGGTGGCTTCCATCAGGCCCACCGGTGACTTGTGCAAGGCGGAACTAGACTATTTTCCCGTGTCTGATCCCGACGAGCTTTCCAATCTGGATGCGAATCTTTCAAAGCCGGACAACAAATAT GCTCATATTATTCACCGCATCCTGAGGCCAGAAGGTCGAATAGAACCGCTGAAAAACAATTTCTCAAAGATGTTCAACTACGATATACTCATGGCCTACAACTATGACGGT